A genome region from Arachis duranensis cultivar V14167 chromosome 6, aradu.V14167.gnm2.J7QH, whole genome shotgun sequence includes the following:
- the LOC110273174 gene encoding uncharacterized protein LOC110273174: MNHHHNHQDNNNGDVLNTMVESLRGRLLAERHASRLARDKAQSFENRFVELKNKLRQETILRDKAQRKLEFFKEKLQSFNISYLDPNHQSTENLKNNNDNDIRLSLSPSSSKISATSYDHVSNHTINPSNVDLKNDHNSLSTKASSVMEEKEDNDVDNSLALVPLNVTLVSTNNNNNNNERAVHESVIEALDALRRAKEGLVCAMMATTKPIIKVGPTYNLEDTNNDKAKLFMY, encoded by the exons atgaacCACCACCATAATCATCAAGACAATAACAATGGTGATGTTTTGAACACCATGGTGGAGTCCCTGAGAGGCAGATTACTTGCCGAGAGACACGCTTCAAGGCTAGCAAGGGACAAAGCTCAATCATTCGAAAACAGg TTTGTGGAACTGAAAAATAAACTGAGACAAGAGACCATACTAAGAGACAAAGCCCAAAGAAAACTTGAGTTCTTCAAGGAGAAGCTTCAATCTTTCAACATATCTTATTTGGATCCGAATCATCAAAGCACTGAAAATTTGaagaataataatgataatgatatcAG GCTTTCACTTTCACCTTCAAGCTCGAAAATATCGGCAACGAGTTATGATCACGTCTCAAATCACACTATAAATCCAAGCAATGTGGATTTAAAGAATGATCACAACAg tttaagcacaaaagcatcatcagtgatggaggagaaggaggataATGACGTTGATAACTCTCTAGCATTAGTTCCTCTGAATGTGACTTTGGTATCcaccaacaacaataacaataataatgagaGGGCAGTTCATGAAAGTGTGATTGAAGCTCTAGATGCATTGAGGCGTGCCAAAGAAGGACTTGTATGTGCCATGATGGCAACAACAAAGCCAATCATTAAAGTTGGTCCAACTTACAACTTAGAAGACACTAATAATGATAAAGCTAAATTATTTATGTACTAA